Proteins from one Sylvia atricapilla isolate bSylAtr1 chromosome 1, bSylAtr1.pri, whole genome shotgun sequence genomic window:
- the SCRN1 gene encoding secernin-1, which produces MAEAPPSYCFVAFPPCSKEGLVVFGKNSARPRDEVQEVVYFAAAEHEPGSKVECTYIEIEQVPRTHAVVLSRPSWLWGAEMGANEHGVCVANEAVVTREPASESEALLGMDLVRLGLERGATAKEALDVIVALLEEHGQGGNYYEDGSSCHTFQSAFLIVDRNEAWILETSGKYWAAEKITEGVKCICNQLSLTTKIDAEHPELRNYVKSQGWWNGDSDFNFSEVFSLADDHLACCSGRESLEKQGGDVSAQAMIDVLRDKDSGVCVDSESFLTTASIVSVLPQDPSFPCIHYFTGTPDPSRSIFKPFIFVDDVKSVPKVQSPSFGNDDPAKKVPRFQEKPDRRHELYKAHEWARSLLENDQDKGQKLMRIMLDLEKQGIEAMEDILSRTEILDPAEVVDLFYDCVDTELKFFK; this is translated from the exons ATGGCTGAAGCTCCTCCAAGTTACTGTTTTGTAGCCTTCCCCCCGTGTTCTAAAGAGGGACTGGTGGTATTTGGAAAGAATTCTGCACGGCCTAGGGATGAAGTACAGGAGGTGGTCtactttgctgctgcagagcatgAGCCAGGAAGCAAAGTTGAG TGCACGTATATCGAGATTGAGCAGGTGCCCAGGACTCACGCCGTGGTGCTGAGCAGGCCCTCCTGGCTTTGGGGGGCAGAGATGGGAGCTAACGAGCACGGAGTGTGCGTGGCTAACGAAGCTGTCGTGACCAGAGAACCAGCTTCTGAGTCTGAAGCCTTGCTTGGCATGGATCTTGTCAG GCTTGGCCTAGAAAGAGGTGCAACAGCTAAAGAAGCATTGGATGTAATAGTTGCTCTGTTGGAAGAGCATGGACAAGGTGGAAATTATTATGAAGATGGGAGTTCATGCCATACTTTCCAAAGTGCGTTTTTGATTGTGGACAGAAATGAAGCCTGGATATTGGAGACTTCTGGAAAGTATTGGGCAGCTGAAAAAATCACAG AGGGCGTGAAATGCATTTGCAATCAGCTTTCATTAACTACAAAAATTGATGCTGAGCATCCTGAACTGAGGAATTATGTGAAAAGTCAAGGCTGGTGGAATGGAGACTCAGACTtcaatttttctgaagtgttttctctTGCTGATGACCATTTAGCCTGTTGTTCTGGCAGGGAGAGCCTAGAAAAGCAAGGTG GTGACGTTTCTGCACAAGCAATGATTGATGTCCTGCGTGACAAGGACAGTGGTGTCTGTGTGGACTCTGAATCTTTCCTTACCACAGCTAGCATAGTGTCTGTTCTGCCTCAGGACCCTAGTTTTCCCTGTATTCATTACTTCACTGGCACGCCAGACCCTTCAAG gTCCATATTTAAAccctttatttttgttgatgATGTAAAATCAGTACCAAAAGTGCAGTCTCCTTCTTTTGGCAACGATGATCCTGCTAAAAAGGTACCTCGGTTCCAAGAGAAACCTGATCGTAGGCATGAATTGTACAAGGCACATGAATGGGCCCGATCTCTCCTGGAGAACGATCAG GATAAAGGCCAGAAACTGATGAGGATTATGTTAGACCTTGAAAAGCAAGGTATAGAAGCAATGGAAGATATCCTCTCTCGTACAGAGATTCTGGATCCAGCTGAAGTAGTGGATCTTTTCTATGACTGTGTTGACACAGAACTAAAGTTCTTCAAATAA